In Chthoniobacterales bacterium, the DNA window GAAGGCGGCCACTCCGAGACAGACAAAGAGAAGCAGCGAACCCCAGTTCCCCGGGTAAGCCATGCCGAAGATGTTGTGCGCCAGGAACAACATCAGGCCCACCGTGGGGATGTAGAGGATCACGCCCATGGCGACCGACGCGCAGAGGAGCGGCACCGGCGTGATGGGGGTCACTTTGTAGCGCCGCAGAATATTTTCTTCCCGTTCCTGGACGGCGCGCATGCCGGCGCCGAAAAATCCGGTCCCTAGGATTCCGATCGTCGTGACCATTGTCACAACGAGGAGGATGCCGCTGCCAAATCGGCCGAAGGCGAAGCCGAAAGCGAAAAAGAAGATGAGCGGGAAAAGATAATTGAAGAAAAGAACGGCGCGATTTCGCCGCGCGAGCTTCAGATCGATCTTAAGAAAGGCGAGAAAGGCTTTCATGAATTCAGAAAATGCATGGCCTCAATCCCTCAATTTCTTCCCGGTCAGCTCGATGAAAACATCCTCAAGCGTGGGGCGGTTTAGGCGCACGTCATCGAGTTCAAGGCCCTGGGTGTCAATCCATTTGACCATCTCCACGAGGGTCCGGGCAGGACGCTTTGAATAGACGGTAATCCCCTGGAGATCCTCGCTCACGACGGTCCGAATTGCTTCCGGCCACTGCGGCAACGCGGAATCCTTCAGCGGTTGGTTCACACGAACTTCGATCGCCGATTGATTGACGCTTTTCTCCTGTAACTCCCGCGGAGAGCCGATCGCGATGATCTGGCCGGCGTCGATGATCGCAACCCGATCGCAAAGCCTTTCCGCTTCTTCGATGTAATGCGTGGTCATCAGGATCGTGCGTTTATCGGCGCGCAATTCTTCGATCAAATCGCGAATCTCCAGGCGCACCTGCGGATCGAGCCCCGTCGTCGGCTCGTCCAAAAAGAGCATTTGGGGGTCGTTAATCAGGGCCAGGGCAAGGGCCAGCCGCTGTTTCTGGCCACCTGAAAGCGTCGCGTATCCGGCATCTTTCTTGTCCTCCAGTTGGAGGCGTTTGAGGAGGGCGCCGGTGTCCGACTTCCGGGAATAAAGCGATCCAAAGAAATCCAACGCTTCCAGCACGGTGATCTTGTCGGGGAGATTGGTTGCCTGGAGACAGGCTCCGATTCGATCCTTGAGCTGTTTTTTTTGGCGATCCGGATCGAGATCAAGCACTCGTACTTCGCCGCCGGAGCGAGGCCGCAATCCCTCT includes these proteins:
- a CDS encoding ABC transporter ATP-binding protein, whose protein sequence is MNGEFAIYVRGLRKAYGTFEAVKGIDFEVRPGEVFGLLGPNGAGKTSTVEILEGLRPRSGGEVRVLDLDPDRQKKQLKDRIGACLQATNLPDKITVLEALDFFGSLYSRKSDTGALLKRLQLEDKKDAGYATLSGGQKQRLALALALINDPQMLFLDEPTTGLDPQVRLEIRDLIEELRADKRTILMTTHYIEEAERLCDRVAIIDAGQIIAIGSPRELQEKSVNQSAIEVRVNQPLKDSALPQWPEAIRTVVSEDLQGITVYSKRPARTLVEMVKWIDTQGLELDDVRLNRPTLEDVFIELTGKKLRD